In Helianthus annuus cultivar XRQ/B chromosome 9, HanXRQr2.0-SUNRISE, whole genome shotgun sequence, the following are encoded in one genomic region:
- the LOC110875301 gene encoding uncharacterized protein LOC110875301, whose product MSEILPRLPAKCVGRAKKFWLAGDIVIIRFDVNTETLSEIGFPYVGNGETCQGNLVNMNNKLHVFVSHGFIDMAVDLWRYEDWGEVYEIDLNKKTCDLFIPSDWNHAIRTAIVAFFLRILFTIKIIILSSFGEPVGELSCHNVTFVVASILIYVSEGVDMSAPISTDSDSISSVPSHETSASTRVECRRGRGRMGRPRLRERLPVVTPDVASFGSSSRSLVRYMRMPNENISSNATTEVGRRRTGQMGRPRLRDRPSDLTCEATSTQRRCNVDRINRGVVHYTSRTNGAAQSSLGSTVSQTSGCLHSNQVEIPSRANVFQDENRHRRCPSYWDIGDANHSCVHCGSMLWYEERTIKSLTPRVPSFSLCCSEGKVCLPFLRHPPQTLGRLLDYNGESRSRVFRENIKLLNAMFAFTSTGGRISTDLNDGRGPYTFRLNGHNHHNIGSLLPMHPDERPRFAQLYVYDTENEIDNRFYALRNCVSPTSDQVILRTLVNDLLLMVDANNALVQAFRMARERFNDNSMQRLTLRLLGTRNRREGQYSLPTVPEVAALIPGDGNSTDSRDIIIDKRGSRSAKRISELHPSFMALQYPLLFPYGEDGFHLNIPLCNIYASSRRQSVSLREYYSYRLQLRRNEGKTLHKSGRLFQTYVVDCYSAILEHEMNWFKQNQNTIRSDLYNGLYDRIADSETSCKAVGRRVILPATFAGGPRYMIQQYQDAMAICRWAGAPDLFITMTCNSKWPEITRHIQATTPGMSASDRPDIVARVFKTKLDELIKDIRKRNIFGHPKAVIYTIEFQKRGLPHSHILLFLQPEDKINTVDNIDKYISAELPSEVEDPIAFGIVRTQMMHGPCGLLNPSSPCMHNGVCSKGYPKNYCEETFIRNDGWPCYKRPNNSRVVKVGSQDIKLDNRYVVPYNRELLVKYGCHINVEWCNQGMLVKYLFTYINKDPDRATVVLEGAQNRTTFASLLHNENEIEEYLNCRYISSIEACWKIFEFEMKYRDVAVERLPFHEEGCNRVYFHDNDEVEEVAQRATASMSKFTEWFRANERFPHGRSLTYVDFPTKFTWHEKEKEWLLRHRTTCIGRIYYVSPSMGEKYYLRMLLNVQRGPLSFKDIRTVDGVEHPTYMSACNALGLLGDDVEWVDSIREASQWQLGNQLRYLFVCILLFCTVSNQRRLFFDCLPYLSDDIAYNRRTMLQNDDVVFTDEEILNYTLIEIERFLIGHGKSLLDFPNFPQIDRQLVDTMENRLIMAERTFNIEEEMTLFHNLFRGLNAEQREVFDYVCDCVDRRTGGAVFVFGSGGTGKTYLWKTLISCFRSRGQIVLSVASSGIASLLLPGGRTAHSRFKIPFELDKDSCCSIDVGTDLAGLINDDALIIWDEAPLQHHYAFEAVDRTFRDICRNNIPNADRRVFGGKCVALGGDFRQILPVIPLAPRSEIVASVVNKSSTIWGACKVFSLAINMRLNSSSVNDDVVIQHRDFNKWILDMGSGRLPAISLDGEDERTWINIPRDLLIPVSDNPIESVVSDTFPNIEERFTDVSYLQERCILSSTNNEVDTINLHVLDKLPGDNHELFSLDSICASTNNIEEMQAMYPTEFLNTLQFSGLPNHILKLKVGAPIILLRNLNLKKGLCNGTRLVVTQISRRVIEGVIITGTHVGRRAFISRIDMTPTSTCWPFQFKRRQFPVKLCFAMTINKSQGQTFKHVCGYLVKPVFSHGQLYVIASRVTSRAGLRFYVDNDGPHNIEWDIDVVGVLRVWGYLDTDLRSSQSNNREVRRIVLSDEVGNNLNASLWGQLALKYTDEDMRRHATNAVVVVLTSCKVRLFEVASQLYINLSSPVCDVFKTMLPVPVLFKANTPQNEDSQVVSIADVYRSIQAGVYKGTFYNIFGTIVDVDLFND is encoded by the exons TGTCGCTTTCTTTCTTCGAATTTTGTTTACCATAAAAATCATCATATTGAGTAGCTTTGGAGAGCCAGTTGGAGAATTAAG TTGTCATAATGTTACTTTTGTTGTTGCTTCTATTTTG ATATATGTATCAGAAGGTGTTGATATGAGTGCACCTATATCAACTGATTCCGATTCAATTTCTTCGGTCCCTTCGCATGAAACGTCAGCATCTACACGTGTTGAATGTCGTAGGGGCCGTGGACGTATGGGCCGTCCTCGATTGCGGGAGCGACTTCCTGTTGTGACGCCTGATGTTGCATCCT TTGGTAGTTCTAGCAGAAGTCTGGTACGCTATATGCGTATGCCAAATGAAAATATATCTTCTAATGCAACGACTGAAGTAGGGCGTAGACGGACGGGCCAAATGGGTCGTCCTCGATTACGTGATCGCCCTTCTGATTTAACATGTGAAGCTACAAGTACTCAAAGACGTTGCAATG TTGATCGTATCAACAGAGGTGTTGTGCATTATACCAGTAGAACAAATGGAGCTGCACAATCTTCATTAGGTTCAACGGTTTCACAAACATCTGGATGTCTACATTCGAATCAGGTGGAAATACCTTCCCGTGCAAACGTCTTTCAAGACGAAAACAGACATC GGCGATGTCCGTCGTATTGGGATATCGGTGATGCAAACCATAGTTGTGTTCATTGTGGATCTATGCTTTGGTATGAGGAACGAACTATTAAAAGTTTAACTCCTCGTGTTCCAAGTTTTTCATTATGTTGTAGTGAAGGAAAGGTTTGCTTGCCATTTCTTCGACATCCTCCTCAAACATTGGGTCGTCTTCTTGATTACAATGGGGAATCACGATCTCGAGTGTTTAGAGAAAACATAAAGCTTTTAAATGCGATGTTTGCATTTACCTCAACCGGTGGGAGAATATCTACGGATTTAAATGATGGTCGTGGGCCTTATACATTCCGTTTGAATGGCCACAATCATCATAATATTGGATCATTGTTGCCTATGCATCCTGATGAACGCCCTAGATTTGCTCAATTGTACGTTTATGACACGGAAAATGAGATCGATAATCGCTTTTATGCTTTGCGAAATTGTGTGTCACCAACGTCTGATCAAGTCATCCTGCGCACATTAGTGAATGACTTGCTGTTGATGGTTGATGCGAACAATGCATTGGTGCAGGCTTTTAGGATGGCACGTGAAAGGTTTAATGACAACTCAATGCAACGTCTTACGCTTCGCTTGCTTGGTACGCGAAATAGAAGAGAAGGACAATATTCTTTGCCTACTGTTCCTGAAGTGGCTGCATTGATTCCAGGTGACGGAAATTCTACGGACTCACGTGATATTATTATTGACAAACGTGGTAGTCGTAGTGCAAAGCGTATATCTGAATTGCACCCAAGTTTTATGGCGTTGCAGTATCCTTTGTTGTTTCCGTATGGAGAAGATGGATTCCATCTTAATATTCCTCTATGTAATATATATGCATCAAGTAGGCGGCAATCGGTTTCATTAAGAGAATATTATTCTTACCGTTTACAACTTAGGAGGAATGAAGGTAAGACATTACACAAATCTGGCCGTTTATTTCAGACGTATGTTGTGGACTGTTATTCAGCTATCCTTGAACATGAGATGAATTGGTTTAAACAAAACCAAAACACTATTCGTTCGGATTTGTATAATGGTTTATATGATCGTATCGCTGATAGTGAAACAAGTTGTAAAGCAGTTGGTCGACGTGTTATCCTGCCAGCAACATTTGCCGGTGGACCAAGATATATGATTCAACAGTATCAAGATGCAATGGCTATTTGTCGTTGGGCTGGGGCTCCGGACCTTTTTATTACTATGACATGCAATTCAAAATGGCCGGAAATTACCCGACACATTCAAGCAACAACCCCTGGCATGAGTGCATCCGACCGCCCAGACATTGTTGCCCGTGTTTTCAAAACTAAACTTGATGAACTTATCAAAGACATAAGGAAAAGGAATATTTTTGGACACCCGAAAGCAG TTATCTATACAATCGAGTTTCAGAAACGAGGACTTCCACACTCTCATATTCTGCTTTTTTTACAACCTGAAGATAAGATTAATACGGTTGACAATATCGATAAATATATATCTGCTGAGCTTCCTTCGGAGGTGGAAGACCCTATAGCTTTCGGTATTGTTCGTACGCAAATGATgcatggtccatgtggtttgctaAACCCTTCAAGTCCTTGTATGCATAATGGTGTATGTAGTAAAGGGTACCCAAAGAATTATTGTGAGGAGACATTCATCCGAAATGATGGTTGGCCGTGTTATAAGAGGCCCAATAATTCAAGAGTTGTTAAAGTTGGTTCTCAAGATATTAAGCTTGATAATCGGTATGTTGTTCCGTATAACCGTGAATTGTTGGTGAAATATGGTTGTCACATTAATGTTGAGTGGTGCAACCAAGGGATGTTAGTCAAGTATCTGTTTACTTATATAAACAAAGATCCAGATCGTGCAACTGTGGTTTTGGAAGGTGCTCAAAATAGGACAACGTTTGCGTCCTTATTACATAATGAAAATGAAATTGAGGAATATTTAAATTGTCGGTATATATCTTCTATTGAGGCATGTTGGAagatttttgaatttgaaatgaAGTACCGTGATGTTGCTGTTGAGCGATTACCTTTTCATGAGGAAGGGTGTAATAGAGTGTATTTTCATGATAATGATGAGGTTGAGGAAGTTGCCCAACGTGCTACTGCTAGCATGTCAAAATTTACTGAATGGTTTCGTGCAAATGAAAGGTTTCCGCATGGTCGTTCTTTGACATATGTAGACtttccaacaaagttcacttggCATGAAAAGGAGAAGGAGTGGTTGCTACGACATAGGACGACTTGTATTGGCCGCATTTATTATGTGAGCCCATCGATGGGTGAAAAGTATTACCTCCGTATGTTATTAAATGTTCAACGTGGGCCATTAAGCTTTAAAGACATTCGTACGGTTGATGGTGTTGAGCATCCAACTTATATGTCTGCTTGCAATGCGTTGGGTTTGTTAGGAGATGATGTTGAGTGGGTAGATTCAATACGTGAAGCTTCTCAATGGCAGTTGGGGAATCAACTTCGTTATTTATTTGTCTGCATTCTATTGTTTTGTACGGTTAGTAATCAACGGAGGTTATTTTTTGATTGTCTACCTTACTTATCAGATGATATTGCTTACAATCGACGCACAATGCTGCAGAATGATGATGTGGTATTCACAGATGAAGAGATTCTCAATTATACATTGATTGAGATTGAAAGATTTTTAATTGGTCAtggtaaaagtttattagatttTCCTAATTTTCCTCAAATTGATCGTCAATTGGTTGATACTATGGAAAATCGGTTGATTATGGCTGAGCGCACCTTCAATATTGAAGAAGAAATGACGCTTTTTCATAATTTATTTCGTGGATTGAATGCTGAACAAAGGGAGGTGTTTGATTATGTTTGTGATTGTGTTGATAGACGGACGGGTGGTGCTGTTTTTGTTTTTGGTAGTGGAGGGACGGGAAAAACGTATTTATGGAAGACTCTCATTTCCTGTTTTCGTTCACGTGGCCAAATCGTCTTGTCTGTTGCTTCTTCTGGGATTGCCTCTCTTCTACTACCTGGTGGTCGTACAGCGCATTCGCGTTTTAAGATTCCCTTTGAACTTGATAAGGATTCTTGCTGCTCGATTGATGTTGGGACGGATCTTGCTGGGCTGATTAATGATGACGCGCTTATAATATGGGATGAGGCACCGCTGCAACATCATTATGCATTTGAAGCGGTTGACCGTACTTTTAGAGATATTTGTCGAAATAATATACCAAATGCAGACCGTCGAGTATTTGGAGGGAAATGTGTCGCTCTAGGAGGAGACTTTCGACAAATTCTTCCTGTTATTCCGCTTGCTCCGCGTAGTGAGATTGTTGCTTCGGTTGTGAATAAGTCATCGACTATATGGGGTGCGTGTAAGGTGTTTTCTTTAGCGATTAATATGCGGTTGAATAGTTCAAGTGTTAATGACGATGTTGTAATACAACATCGAGATTTCAATAAGTGGATTTTAGATATGGGGTCTGGTCGTCTTCCTGCAATTTCGCTAGACGGGGAAGATGAGAGAACTTGGATTAATATACCTCGCGATCTATTGATTCCTGTTTCAGATAATCCTATTGAATCAGTTGTTTCAGATACATTTCCTAATATAGAAGAACGATTCACTGATGTTTCTTACCTACAGGAGCGCTGTATTTTATCATCGACTAACAATGAGGTTGATACGATTAATCTACATGTTCTTGATAAGTTGCCAGGTGACAATCATGAGTTATTTAGTCTCGATTCCATTTGTGCAAGTACAAATAATATTGAAGAAATGCAGGCTATGTATCCTACGGAGTTTCTTAATACTTTACAGTTTTCTGGCTTACCGAATCAcatattaaagttaaaggttggGGCACCAATCATATTGCTACGTAACTTGAATCTCAAGAAAGGATTGTGTAATGGGACCCGTTTAGTGGTTACTCAAATAAGTCGTCGTGTTATTGAGGGCGTTATTATTACGGGTACGCATGTTGGAAGAAGAGCTTTTATTTCTAGAATCGATATGACTCCAACTTCTACATGTTGGCCTTTCCAGTTTAAGAGAAGACAGTTTCCCGTGAAACTATGTTTTGCTATGACAATTAATAAAAGTCAGGGCCAAACATTTAAACATGTTTGTGGTTACTTGGTAAAGCCTGTTTTTTCACATGGTCAACTTTATGTGATTGCCTCCCGTGTTACATCTCGAGCTGGTCTACgattttatgttgataatgatg GTCCTCATAATATAGAATGGGACATCG ATGTTGTGGGTGTTCTTCGTGTGTGGGGTTATCTTGATACTGATTTGCGGTCTTCACAATCAAATAATCGGGAAGTACGACGAATTGTTTTATCCGATGAAGT tGGTAATAATCTCAATGCTTCTTTATGGGGCCAACTTGCACTTAAGTATACTGATGAGGACATGAGACGCCATGCCACTAATGCAGTTGTTGTTGTATTAACATCTTGCAAGGTTCGATTGTTTGAAG TTGCATCTCAATTATATATTAACTTGTCATCACCAGTTTGTGATGTCTTCAAGACAAT GTTACCGGTGCCTGTTTTATTTAAAGCTAACACACCACAAAATGAAGACTCGCAAGTTGTTAGTATTGCTGATGTTTATCGATCTATTCAGGCAGGAGTTTATAAG GGGACATTTTATAACATCTTTGGTACTATAGTTGATGTTGATTTGTTTAATGATTAG